In the genome of Pelobacter seleniigenes DSM 18267, one region contains:
- a CDS encoding molecular chaperone TorD family protein: MAGLNIPNAAALCELAAALYLKPPSAELVSDLNELFAGTENLGGDPLPVLVDEYHELFFNPAAERFHAPFESFQRGGRYWGEQAVAVGKLYRQSGFDPALLQSESYWQSQRMPDQIGFELAFFAALLRNAEGQVEARDDLLATAWGFHQAHMASWFNAYGGGLIAKARTALYRLLGRLTIEVSELQFGLAVERSFAEL; the protein is encoded by the coding sequence ATGGCCGGCCTGAACATCCCGAACGCGGCCGCCCTTTGCGAGCTGGCGGCCGCGCTCTACCTCAAGCCCCCCTCAGCCGAGTTGGTCAGTGACCTCAACGAGCTGTTTGCGGGCACGGAGAACCTCGGGGGCGACCCTTTACCGGTGCTGGTGGATGAGTATCATGAGTTGTTTTTCAATCCGGCGGCGGAGCGCTTTCATGCCCCCTTCGAATCGTTCCAGCGTGGCGGTCGTTATTGGGGTGAGCAAGCCGTTGCCGTCGGCAAGCTGTATCGGCAGAGCGGTTTCGACCCGGCTCTGTTGCAGAGCGAGAGCTATTGGCAGAGTCAGCGGATGCCGGATCAGATCGGTTTTGAGCTGGCGTTTTTCGCGGCCCTGCTGCGCAACGCCGAAGGCCAGGTCGAGGCCCGGGATGACTTGTTGGCAACGGCCTGGGGTTTTCATCAGGCTCACATGGCGTCCTGGTTCAACGCTTACGGCGGCGGGCTGATCGCCAAAGCGCGAACCGCTCTGTACCGGTTGCTCGGCAGGTTGACCATTGAAGTGAGTGAGCTGCAGTTCGGGCTGGCGGTTGAAAGATCCTTTGCCGAACTATGA
- a CDS encoding molybdopterin dinucleotide binding domain-containing protein, translating into MQIKRRDFVKGLGAAGALSVFAAGSAPTLKAVANGWWAGEKPLDRIAGNALPPEYSVDPATGKVVANPDQFIANALCNGCTSLCGIRARVDRTSNRVLRVSGNPYHPLSASPVLPFQASISDSFRALSRFEESGLAQRSVACSRGNAALDMLADPKRVLTPLKRVGPRGSGKWQPLSYQQLIEEVVEGGNLFGEGQVDGLRAIRDTKTPIDPAAPELGPRSNQLAMVNGYKNGRLSFAKRFGVLSFGSKNFTGHRGNCGLSMRGGYAALLGDWKNYPHLKPDYANCEYYLSIGTAPGNAGNPFKRQAMLLADARTSGRMKYVVVDPVLTNADSLAAGERSEWLPITPGTDGALVMGMIRWILETQRYNADFLAQPNEKAATAAGEPSWSNATHLVVTDPDSPLDGTFLRAAALGLGSAESMVVIDARSGQPLAQEQASGPAQLLFSGTVNVDGQDLRVKTSLQVLFDEACKLTLDEYSAACGVPEQTIIRLAGEFTSHGRRAVADTHGGTMHSNGFYTAYAIVMLNALVGNLNWKGGMSAGGGRFADVKPGPRYNMVKFPGKVKPQGVTLSRHDFPYEKTSEFKRKQAAGKPYPADGPWFPLSAGLQPEFLLGGLNGYPYPLKALIFWNTNPVYGQSGLAGQLDKLRDPKRIPLLICIDSFLSETAAECDYIVPDTSLYENFASTTPWSGTLTKVSTISWPAVAAPQQTTPAGDPICMESFLIDVAKRMKLPGFGGQAIPDADGKLWPLHRPQDWYLRLFANIAFDGQPVPDASDEDLQLTGLDRFAPQLKAVLKPEEQRKVGYVMSHGGRFEDEGNSYQGEWLKRRYQAPLQLYNEPLARQRNSMTGQRLFGSATWLPPLFLDGSKLSDSYPVGQWPFQLISTKSQYMNSGTITARKLRKLRPVNEVAMQADDARRLGLRNGDRIRLTTPGGQAEGRVAVRHGVMPGVIAIEHGFGHWRYGSTAMQIGGKTIAADPDLAAGLAINPLGLSDPSRPGISTLADFVLGGNARNGLPVRVEKV; encoded by the coding sequence ATGCAGATCAAACGTCGTGATTTTGTCAAAGGCCTGGGTGCCGCTGGCGCCCTGAGTGTTTTTGCTGCCGGTAGCGCACCGACCCTTAAGGCGGTTGCCAACGGCTGGTGGGCCGGGGAAAAACCCCTCGACCGGATTGCCGGAAATGCCTTGCCCCCCGAATATTCCGTTGATCCGGCCACCGGCAAGGTGGTCGCCAATCCTGATCAGTTTATCGCCAATGCGCTCTGTAACGGCTGTACCAGTCTGTGCGGGATTCGCGCCAGGGTTGATCGCACCAGTAACCGGGTGCTGCGGGTCAGCGGCAACCCCTATCATCCCCTCTCCGCGTCTCCGGTGCTGCCCTTTCAGGCTAGTATCAGTGACAGCTTTCGCGCCCTCAGTCGCTTTGAGGAGAGCGGCCTGGCCCAGCGCTCCGTTGCCTGCAGCCGAGGCAACGCCGCTCTCGATATGCTTGCCGACCCCAAACGGGTGCTGACGCCCCTCAAGCGGGTCGGTCCGCGCGGCAGCGGCAAGTGGCAACCGCTCAGTTATCAGCAGCTCATCGAAGAGGTGGTCGAAGGGGGCAACCTGTTCGGCGAGGGGCAGGTCGATGGCTTGCGCGCCATCCGCGATACCAAAACCCCCATCGATCCCGCTGCGCCGGAACTGGGGCCGCGTTCCAACCAGCTGGCCATGGTCAACGGTTACAAAAACGGGCGGCTGAGTTTTGCCAAGCGCTTCGGGGTGCTGAGTTTCGGGTCGAAGAATTTCACCGGCCATCGTGGCAACTGCGGCTTGTCGATGCGCGGCGGTTACGCGGCCCTGCTCGGCGACTGGAAGAACTATCCCCACCTTAAGCCCGACTATGCCAACTGTGAGTACTATCTGTCCATCGGCACGGCACCGGGGAACGCCGGGAATCCGTTTAAACGTCAGGCGATGCTGCTGGCCGATGCCCGCACCAGCGGGCGGATGAAATATGTGGTGGTCGATCCGGTGCTGACTAACGCGGACAGCCTGGCTGCCGGCGAGCGCTCCGAGTGGTTACCCATCACCCCGGGGACCGACGGGGCCCTGGTCATGGGGATGATCCGTTGGATTCTCGAAACCCAGCGCTACAATGCCGACTTCCTGGCCCAGCCCAATGAAAAAGCCGCAACCGCCGCCGGAGAACCGAGCTGGTCCAATGCCACCCACCTGGTGGTTACCGATCCGGACTCTCCCCTGGACGGCACCTTTCTGCGCGCTGCGGCCCTCGGGCTGGGCAGTGCGGAGAGCATGGTGGTCATCGATGCCCGCAGCGGACAGCCGCTGGCCCAGGAGCAGGCCAGCGGTCCGGCGCAGCTGCTGTTCAGCGGGACGGTCAATGTCGATGGGCAGGACCTGCGGGTCAAAACGTCCCTGCAGGTGCTGTTCGACGAAGCCTGCAAGTTGACCTTGGACGAGTACAGCGCCGCCTGCGGCGTGCCGGAACAGACCATCATCCGCTTGGCCGGTGAATTTACCTCCCACGGGCGCCGGGCCGTGGCCGATACCCATGGCGGGACCATGCACAGCAACGGGTTCTACACCGCCTATGCTATCGTCATGCTCAATGCCCTGGTCGGCAATCTCAATTGGAAAGGGGGAATGAGTGCTGGCGGCGGTCGCTTTGCCGATGTCAAACCGGGTCCGCGCTACAACATGGTCAAGTTTCCGGGCAAGGTCAAACCGCAAGGGGTGACCCTCTCCCGGCACGATTTTCCCTACGAGAAAACCAGCGAGTTCAAGCGCAAGCAGGCCGCCGGCAAGCCCTACCCGGCGGATGGCCCCTGGTTCCCGCTCTCCGCCGGGCTGCAGCCGGAATTCCTCCTCGGCGGTCTCAACGGCTATCCCTATCCCCTCAAGGCGCTGATCTTCTGGAACACCAACCCGGTCTACGGTCAGTCCGGGCTGGCCGGTCAGCTCGATAAACTGCGTGATCCCAAGCGGATTCCCCTGTTGATCTGTATCGATTCCTTCCTGTCGGAGACCGCGGCGGAGTGCGATTATATTGTTCCTGATACCTCCCTCTACGAAAATTTCGCTTCGACGACGCCCTGGAGCGGAACCCTGACCAAGGTCAGCACCATCAGCTGGCCGGCGGTGGCGGCGCCGCAACAGACCACTCCGGCCGGGGACCCCATCTGCATGGAGAGTTTTCTGATCGATGTGGCCAAGCGGATGAAACTGCCCGGTTTCGGGGGACAGGCGATTCCCGATGCCGACGGCAAACTGTGGCCGCTCCACCGCCCCCAGGACTGGTATCTGCGGCTGTTTGCCAATATTGCCTTTGACGGTCAGCCGGTTCCGGATGCCAGCGATGAGGATCTGCAGCTGACCGGGCTGGACCGCTTTGCACCGCAGCTGAAGGCGGTCCTCAAGCCGGAAGAACAGCGTAAGGTCGGCTATGTCATGAGTCACGGCGGGCGTTTTGAAGATGAGGGGAACAGTTACCAGGGTGAGTGGCTGAAACGTCGCTACCAGGCGCCGCTCCAGCTCTACAACGAACCCCTGGCACGGCAGCGTAACAGTATGACCGGGCAGCGCCTGTTCGGCTCCGCGACCTGGTTGCCCCCGCTGTTCCTGGATGGCAGCAAGCTTAGCGACAGCTACCCGGTGGGGCAGTGGCCGTTCCAGTTGATTTCCACCAAGAGTCAGTACATGAACTCCGGGACCATCACCGCCCGCAAATTGCGCAAACTGCGCCCGGTCAACGAGGTCGCCATGCAGGCTGATGACGCCCGCCGCCTGGGCCTGCGCAACGGCGACCGGATCCGCCTGACCACCCCCGGCGGGCAGGCCGAGGGGCGGGTGGCGGTTCGCCACGGGGTCATGCCCGGGGTGATTGCCATCGAGCATGGCTTCGGCCACTGGCGCTACGGCAGCACGGCCATGCAGATCGGTGGGAAAACCATCGCCGCAGATCCGGACCTGGCCGCCGGGCTGGCCATCAACCCCCTCGGCCTGAGCGATCCTTCCCGGCCCGGCATCTCGACCCTGGCGGATTTCGTGCTGGGCGGCAATGCCCGCAACGGTCTGCCCGTGCGGGTGGAGAAAGTCTGA
- a CDS encoding sigma-54-dependent transcriptional regulator, which yields MSKPRIIVVDDDPMTRRILVRMLTEDYDVRDFANGEEALREFLANSAAVVLTDLKMPQMDGMELLARIKQARPETIVFVITGFSSIDSAVSAIKQGAYDYISKPFDPADVGLRLERALRENQLQQRVEVLSRERELETAKQNFVTGNSRMLEVLELAKRVARTDSTVLIQGETGVGKELVARLIHQWSPRSEHAFIPINCSALAEGVMESELFGHEKGAFTGAANKRLGFFEMADQGTILLDEIGTTDGNFQVKLLRVLQDRKLYRVGSAAAIDIDVRVIASTNQDLKRDAEQGLFRSDLYYRLSVMTLQIPPLRERRDDIPQLVDYFIAKYRHINPPVSGISAEGLAALESYPFPGNVRELENIIERAMILERGTLLSAASLFIDCRPALQRQPQPMATDLPIREAEKQHILNVLEKCAGKRVQAAEMLGINKTTLWRKMKKYGLDDL from the coding sequence ATGAGCAAGCCCAGAATCATTGTTGTCGACGACGACCCCATGACCCGCCGGATCCTGGTGCGGATGCTGACAGAAGATTATGACGTGCGGGATTTCGCCAACGGCGAAGAGGCTCTCCGGGAATTTCTGGCCAACAGCGCCGCAGTCGTCCTCACTGACCTGAAAATGCCGCAAATGGACGGCATGGAGCTGCTGGCCCGGATCAAACAGGCGCGCCCGGAGACCATCGTCTTTGTGATCACCGGGTTTTCCAGCATTGATTCGGCGGTGTCCGCCATCAAGCAGGGCGCCTACGACTATATCTCCAAACCCTTTGATCCGGCCGATGTCGGCCTGCGCCTGGAACGGGCGCTGCGGGAAAACCAGCTGCAGCAGCGCGTCGAGGTCCTCAGCCGGGAACGAGAGCTGGAAACAGCAAAGCAGAATTTTGTGACCGGCAACAGCCGCATGCTGGAGGTGCTGGAGCTGGCCAAACGGGTCGCCCGCACCGACAGCACGGTGCTGATTCAGGGGGAAACAGGGGTCGGCAAGGAACTGGTGGCGCGACTGATCCATCAATGGAGTCCGCGCAGCGAGCACGCCTTTATTCCCATCAACTGCAGCGCCCTGGCCGAGGGGGTCATGGAGAGCGAACTGTTCGGTCATGAAAAGGGGGCCTTCACCGGCGCCGCCAACAAACGCCTCGGCTTTTTCGAGATGGCCGACCAGGGCACCATCCTGCTGGATGAAATCGGCACCACCGACGGCAACTTCCAGGTCAAGCTGCTGCGCGTGCTGCAGGATCGCAAGCTCTACCGGGTTGGCAGCGCCGCGGCCATCGATATCGATGTGCGGGTGATCGCCTCGACCAACCAGGACCTCAAACGGGACGCCGAACAAGGCCTGTTCCGCAGCGACCTCTACTACCGGCTCAGCGTCATGACCCTGCAGATACCGCCGCTGCGCGAACGCCGGGACGATATTCCGCAGCTGGTCGATTATTTCATTGCCAAGTACCGCCATATCAACCCGCCGGTCAGCGGCATCAGCGCCGAAGGCCTCGCCGCCCTCGAAAGCTACCCGTTCCCCGGCAATGTCCGCGAACTGGAAAACATCATTGAACGCGCCATGATCCTGGAACGCGGCACCCTGCTCTCCGCCGCCAGCCTGTTTATCGACTGCCGCCCTGCCCTGCAACGCCAACCCCAGCCCATGGCCACCGACCTGCCGATTCGCGAGGCGGAAAAACAGCATATTCTCAACGTGCTGGAAAAATGTGCCGGCAAACGGGTTCAGGCCGCTGAAATGCTCGGTATCAACAAAACCACCCTCTGGCGCAAAATGAAAAAATACGGTCTGGACGACCTGTGA
- the nrfD gene encoding NrfD/PsrC family molybdoenzyme membrane anchor subunit produces the protein MTAIELMGTSQQVVWGMTSIQFFFMVQVAAACIGLAAAQRLVARQALEPYAGVGLFLGLGLAVTAPLNLILELHQPLRFLSMLYRTHLTSPLSWGVFILLGFMLVSACFALVVLREKLTTACSDNLDRRASGGRVKVLALLTLLAATLIFLYSSMDLAAVKGRGLWHSSIVPVVFICSALAAATGLSGLFAMLVKRLNQERLTLLRGWLGFFLTLQLFAQVLWFLIAFVFGDSFGRFAFDYILAAGFGNFIVLGLGGTILLPLVLLYWARSSRLLFALAALLSLAGAYLVRWNVIITGQQLPRTGTALLPFAPEWWGQGGLLQALAPLALWILLMILATWTGPWKRLVGQQQEG, from the coding sequence ATGACGGCTATCGAACTGATGGGAACGTCCCAACAGGTGGTCTGGGGGATGACCAGTATCCAGTTTTTTTTCATGGTCCAGGTTGCTGCGGCCTGTATCGGCCTGGCCGCGGCGCAGCGGCTGGTTGCCCGCCAGGCCCTGGAACCCTATGCCGGGGTCGGCCTGTTTCTCGGTCTGGGGCTGGCCGTGACCGCGCCCCTCAACCTGATTCTCGAACTTCACCAGCCCCTGCGCTTTCTGTCCATGCTTTATCGGACTCACCTGACTTCGCCCCTCTCCTGGGGGGTGTTTATCCTGCTTGGCTTTATGCTGGTGAGCGCCTGCTTTGCGCTGGTTGTGCTGCGGGAAAAACTGACCACGGCCTGCTCGGACAACCTGGATCGTCGCGCGTCCGGGGGCAGGGTCAAGGTGCTGGCGCTGCTCACCCTGCTGGCCGCAACGCTGATTTTTCTTTACAGCAGCATGGACCTGGCTGCGGTCAAAGGCCGCGGGCTCTGGCATTCCTCCATTGTCCCGGTGGTGTTCATCTGCTCTGCGCTGGCAGCGGCAACCGGGCTGAGCGGTCTGTTCGCCATGCTGGTCAAGCGTTTGAACCAGGAACGGTTGACCCTGCTGCGCGGCTGGCTGGGCTTTTTCCTGACCTTGCAGCTGTTTGCGCAGGTGCTCTGGTTCCTGATCGCCTTTGTCTTCGGCGACAGTTTCGGCCGCTTTGCCTTTGACTATATTCTGGCCGCCGGGTTCGGAAATTTCATTGTCCTCGGCCTGGGCGGCACAATTCTGCTGCCACTGGTGCTGCTCTACTGGGCCCGCTCTTCGCGCCTGCTGTTTGCCCTGGCCGCGCTGCTGAGTCTGGCCGGAGCCTACCTGGTGCGCTGGAATGTCATTATTACCGGCCAGCAGCTGCCGCGCACCGGCACCGCGCTGCTCCCCTTTGCGCCGGAGTGGTGGGGGCAGGGGGGACTGTTGCAGGCCCTGGCACCGTTGGCTCTGTGGATATTGCTGATGATTCTTGCAACCTGGACCGGTCCTTGGAAACGTCTGGTCGGGCAACAACAGGAAGGGTAG
- a CDS encoding 4Fe-4S dicluster domain-containing protein: MKQTRRGFLELFVPGKAWAGAERTDPGPVHYAMVIDLRRCVGCQACTMACSMENRLPASQWRTIVSDYELTVANRPRRSPLPRLCNHCEQPACVSACPTGATFKRRDGLVVVDSQVCVGCGYCVQNCPYDGRFMNEQTRTADKCTFCIQRLQSGLLPACVESCVGKARVFGNLNDPHSAVARLVRENPVQVLKSTMGTGPQVFYLALNSQLQNRVKGTAAPFSSDHSSAKEG, from the coding sequence ATGAAGCAGACACGAAGAGGATTTCTCGAACTGTTCGTTCCGGGAAAGGCCTGGGCCGGAGCAGAGCGGACTGATCCCGGGCCGGTTCACTATGCCATGGTCATCGACCTGCGCCGCTGCGTTGGCTGTCAGGCCTGCACCATGGCCTGCAGTATGGAAAATCGCCTCCCTGCCAGTCAGTGGCGGACCATTGTCTCCGACTATGAACTGACCGTGGCTAACCGCCCGCGTCGCTCCCCCCTGCCGCGCCTCTGCAACCATTGCGAACAGCCGGCCTGCGTCAGTGCCTGTCCGACCGGCGCCACCTTCAAACGGCGCGATGGCCTGGTGGTGGTCGACAGTCAGGTCTGTGTCGGCTGTGGTTACTGTGTGCAGAACTGTCCCTACGACGGGCGTTTCATGAATGAGCAGACCCGCACCGCGGACAAGTGTACCTTCTGCATCCAGCGCTTGCAGAGTGGCTTGTTGCCCGCCTGTGTCGAATCCTGTGTCGGTAAGGCGCGGGTTTTCGGCAACCTGAACGATCCGCACAGCGCGGTGGCCAGGCTGGTCCGTGAGAACCCGGTCCAGGTCCTGAAGTCGACCATGGGCACCGGGCCACAGGTGTTTTACCTGGCCCTCAACAGTCAATTACAGAACCGGGTCAAGGGCACGGCCGCGCCATTCAGCTCTGACCACAGCAGCGCCAAGGAGGGTTGA
- a CDS encoding phosphatase PAP2 family protein, which produces MATEPRQSTLDALSPLTAPAFRAEQRFDHRWQKLALGFALLVLLSLFLEFFDLDKTLAGHFYSAESGWFLKKRPFWDALHHYGTLPGLLFSLAGLVTWLASFYRPGLRAWRKPCMVIVLTAVLGAGLLVNAVLKQYWGRPRPSQTIEYGGQWEYRPIFHPGPPGQGASFPCGHATMGFVFLAAAGCYRHSRRLAGAGVICGIAAGVLLSAGRIVQGAHFLSDALWSFGLIGIMVMALIYYLPEPAPAGVATAANRNRRHLITALVLLAIVLMSAGFLTRRPFFKSRQYPLQLATVETIAIRMKERPEQVKVQYSDAPEGLLRIDAHGFGWIKAKYRHILQQSRSGHSLQLELQLAEKGYFAELDHDLILTLPSARKNFTRILVNGRIVSTRSAHAESSAALQ; this is translated from the coding sequence ATGGCCACAGAACCCCGGCAATCGACCCTGGACGCTCTTTCCCCGCTGACCGCTCCCGCCTTCCGGGCGGAACAGCGCTTCGACCATCGGTGGCAGAAGCTCGCCCTCGGCTTTGCGCTGTTGGTGTTGCTCAGTTTATTCCTGGAGTTTTTCGATTTGGATAAAACCCTGGCCGGCCATTTTTATTCCGCAGAATCCGGCTGGTTTCTGAAAAAAAGGCCGTTCTGGGACGCGCTGCACCACTACGGGACACTTCCGGGACTGCTGTTCAGCCTGGCCGGATTGGTCACCTGGCTGGCCAGTTTTTACCGTCCCGGCCTGCGGGCCTGGCGCAAACCCTGTATGGTGATCGTCCTGACCGCGGTGCTCGGCGCCGGGTTGCTGGTCAATGCGGTGCTGAAACAATATTGGGGGCGACCGCGCCCCAGTCAGACCATTGAATACGGGGGGCAATGGGAATATCGGCCGATTTTCCATCCGGGTCCGCCCGGCCAGGGGGCATCATTTCCCTGCGGACACGCGACCATGGGTTTTGTTTTTCTTGCCGCCGCCGGTTGTTACCGGCACAGTCGACGCCTGGCCGGCGCCGGCGTCATCTGCGGAATTGCCGCCGGCGTCCTGTTGTCGGCCGGACGGATTGTCCAGGGGGCTCATTTCCTTAGTGACGCGCTCTGGTCCTTCGGCCTGATCGGCATTATGGTTATGGCCCTGATCTATTACCTTCCGGAACCGGCTCCCGCCGGGGTCGCAACCGCAGCCAACCGGAATCGGCGCCACCTGATCACCGCCCTGGTTCTGCTCGCCATTGTGCTGATGAGTGCCGGTTTTTTGACCCGCAGACCGTTTTTCAAGAGCCGTCAATATCCCCTGCAGCTGGCTACTGTTGAAACCATTGCCATCAGGATGAAAGAGCGACCGGAGCAGGTGAAAGTTCAGTACAGCGATGCGCCTGAAGGGCTATTGCGGATCGATGCCCACGGTTTCGGCTGGATCAAGGCGAAATACCGGCATATCCTGCAACAGTCCCGAAGCGGTCACAGCCTGCAACTCGAGCTGCAGCTGGCCGAAAAAGGCTATTTTGCCGAACTCGACCATGACCTGATTCTGACCCTGCCGAGCGCCCGGAAAAATTTCACCAGGATTCTTGTCAACGGTCGCATCGTCAGCACCAGGAGTGCTCATGCCGAATCCAGCGCTGCCCTCCAATAA
- a CDS encoding sensor histidine kinase, with protein sequence MRLRISQKVLLAMLGVTIVSLGIFSFLMITSSGQILQQNITRRIQGLAEVSVQNLVELVEKSEASLHSIAATNDLNSFLSTAAAGNPAATKAALQRLETTFLDFQRLDPTLQAIRLVNTTGQEITKVREGKVMPHKGAPLAGFDFNAVGSIEDRSFFQHTMELSRGQTWISNLERGWIEGEEYWCPAMVRFSTPLFYPDGRRAGALIINVWGAAVGTKINSLITPDQGQAFLIERNRRDPARNGIFLFSQDPTCEFGNQTGTNINVFQRYPPAVTQRWMSSDEGVTETPDSRDLLAHAFYTPYQDNDRGWVVVVEAHKDYFMTPLSAIKKRILFSTLLVLVFAVLVAGFFSRSITRPIQTVIDGTHAISHDLDSRIPLAAHDEIGVLAGEINLMAANLQENLEEKKRIEEQIHHSEKLASIGEMASGLAHELNTPLGNIKALSSLARQDLARGSADPEALSSDLSDIIDQIDKSSRIISGLLSFARRQASEMSLCNINQLLEHSLELTRIKSENQGTAVRFNPHPQLPLIKVDPNQLQQVFINILLNALDAVGPAGQIEVASEFHQGRIQISFSDNGHGISAEHQKRIFDPFFTTKEVGKGTGLGLSVSYGIVKNHGGTIVVDSTEGHGTTFTISLATGEPS encoded by the coding sequence ATGCGCTTACGGATCAGCCAGAAAGTCCTCCTGGCCATGCTCGGGGTGACCATCGTTTCGCTGGGAATCTTCTCCTTTCTCATGATCACCTCAAGCGGACAGATTCTTCAGCAGAACATCACCCGGCGTATTCAGGGGCTGGCAGAGGTTTCGGTACAGAACCTGGTCGAACTGGTGGAGAAGTCGGAAGCCAGTCTGCACAGCATTGCCGCAACCAATGATCTCAACAGCTTCCTGAGTACGGCCGCGGCCGGTAACCCCGCTGCTACTAAAGCTGCGCTGCAGCGTCTGGAAACCACCTTCCTCGATTTTCAGCGGCTCGATCCGACCCTCCAGGCGATTCGCCTGGTCAACACCACCGGGCAGGAGATCACCAAGGTCCGCGAAGGCAAAGTCATGCCCCACAAAGGTGCTCCCCTGGCCGGGTTTGACTTCAATGCCGTCGGCTCCATTGAAGACCGTTCCTTTTTTCAACACACCATGGAACTGAGCCGGGGGCAGACCTGGATTTCCAATCTGGAACGCGGCTGGATCGAAGGCGAGGAGTACTGGTGCCCGGCTATGGTGCGCTTTTCAACCCCGCTGTTTTACCCGGACGGCCGGCGGGCCGGCGCGCTGATCATCAATGTCTGGGGCGCCGCCGTCGGCACCAAGATCAACAGCCTGATCACCCCGGACCAGGGGCAGGCTTTTCTCATCGAACGCAACCGCAGGGACCCAGCCCGCAACGGCATTTTCCTCTTTTCCCAGGACCCGACCTGCGAATTCGGCAACCAGACCGGCACCAACATCAATGTCTTCCAGCGCTACCCGCCGGCAGTCACCCAACGCTGGATGAGCAGTGACGAAGGGGTGACCGAGACCCCTGATTCGCGGGATCTGCTCGCCCACGCCTTCTACACCCCTTATCAGGACAACGACCGCGGCTGGGTGGTCGTGGTCGAGGCCCACAAGGATTACTTCATGACCCCCCTCAGTGCGATCAAGAAGCGGATTCTTTTTTCGACCCTGCTGGTGCTGGTCTTTGCCGTGCTGGTCGCCGGCTTCTTTTCCCGTTCCATTACCCGCCCGATCCAGACCGTGATTGACGGCACCCATGCCATTTCCCATGACCTGGACAGCCGGATTCCCTTGGCCGCCCACGATGAAATCGGCGTGCTGGCCGGAGAGATCAACCTGATGGCCGCCAACCTGCAGGAGAATCTGGAGGAGAAGAAACGCATCGAAGAGCAGATTCACCATTCGGAGAAACTCGCCTCCATCGGCGAGATGGCCTCGGGGCTGGCCCATGAGCTCAACACCCCCCTCGGCAACATCAAGGCCCTCTCCTCCCTGGCCCGCCAGGACCTGGCCCGGGGCAGCGCCGACCCGGAAGCGTTAAGCAGCGACCTGAGCGACATCATCGACCAGATCGATAAATCCAGTCGGATCATCTCCGGCCTGCTCAGCTTCGCCCGCCGCCAGGCCAGTGAAATGAGCCTCTGCAACATCAACCAGTTGCTCGAACATTCCCTTGAGCTGACCCGGATCAAAAGTGAAAACCAGGGCACCGCAGTCCGTTTCAACCCACACCCGCAGCTCCCCCTGATCAAGGTCGATCCCAATCAGCTGCAGCAGGTGTTCATCAACATCCTGCTCAATGCCCTCGATGCCGTCGGCCCCGCCGGACAAATCGAGGTGGCGTCTGAATTTCACCAGGGGCGGATTCAGATCAGCTTCTCCGATAACGGCCACGGCATCTCCGCAGAACACCAGAAACGGATTTTCGACCCCTTCTTCACCACCAAGGAGGTTGGCAAGGGGACCGGGCTCGGCCTTTCGGTCAGCTACGGCATTGTCAAGAACCACGGCGGGACCATTGTTGTGGACTCCACGGAAGGGCACGGCACCACCTTTACCATCAGCCTGGCAACGGGAGAACCCTCATGA
- a CDS encoding lipid-A-disaccharide synthase N-terminal domain-containing protein, whose protein sequence is MNLTLSDVVILAIGFSGQAMFFMRFFVQWLYSEKHRRSMIPTAFWYFSLAGSVLLLTYAIIKKDPVFIVGQSTGFIIYTRNLVLIRREQQKKWATAE, encoded by the coding sequence ATGAATTTGACCCTATCTGATGTTGTTATTCTGGCCATCGGGTTTTCCGGGCAAGCGATGTTTTTCATGCGCTTTTTCGTGCAGTGGCTCTACTCTGAAAAACACCGCCGGAGCATGATTCCAACCGCCTTCTGGTACTTCAGTCTGGCAGGCAGCGTGCTGTTGCTGACCTATGCCATCATTAAAAAGGACCCGGTGTTTATCGTCGGCCAGTCGACCGGGTTCATTATTTATACCCGGAACCTGGTACTGATTCGCCGGGAGCAACAAAAAAAATGGGCCACTGCCGAGTAA